The Hymenobacter sp. GOD-10R genome includes a window with the following:
- the leuS gene encoding leucine--tRNA ligase — translation MPGYRPEEIEKKWQAHWKEHNTFKADNQSEKPKYYVLDMFPYPSGAGLHVGHPLGYIASDIVTRYKRLQGYNVLHPMGFDSFGLPAEQYAIQTGQHPALTTEKNIDTYIKQLNSLGFSYDWSREVRTSDPEYYKWTQWIFLKLFNSWYNLDSDRAEPIETLIAQFEQNGNAGVRAAGDDEGRPSFTADGWKAQSEPAQMATLLAYRLAYQSDTYVNWCAALGTVLSNDEVKDGVSERGGFPVERRLMPQWNLRITAYADRLLQGLDTIDWPEAVKEMQRNWIGRSVGAEVVFPLQNDPSQNIKVYTTRVDTIYGATFMVLAPEHELVEQLTTDEQREAVETYITQSKHRSERDRMADVKTVSGVFTGSYCLNPLNNEPVPIWLADYVLAGYGTGAVMAVPSGDQRDWTFAKHFGLPIIQVLDAQKDIEKEADPTKEGRFINSGIVNGLGYKEATTTLISWLEERGLGKGKVNFRVRDAIFGRQRYWGEPIPIYYKDGTAYGLPESELPLVLPEIDEYKPTETGEPPLGRAKDWKYQGQYEYELSTMPGWAGSSWYYLRYMDPHNQERFVGKEAEEYWKTVDLYMGGAEHATGHLLYSRFWYLFLKDLGLVSSNEPFQKLINQGMILGRSNFVYRINGTSQFVTLGKKGQYDTTPLHVDVSIVDNDVLDQEAFRKWRPDYANAEFVTEENGTYVCGTEVEKMSKNKFNVVNPDVLVGQYGADALRLYEMFLGPLEQFKPWNTSGMSGVSGFLKKLWRLFHPEDGNLAVTDEAATPAELKALHKAIRKAADDIDKFSFNTSVSTFMICVNELTALNCHKRAILEPLTVVVSPYAPHVAEELWTELGHEPGSISYASFPEFKEEYLEEATVEYPIAFNGKMRGKMTFAANAPASNIEQEVRASEVFEKFSEGKTPKKVIVVPGRMVNVVL, via the coding sequence ATGCCCGGTTATCGTCCCGAGGAAATTGAGAAAAAGTGGCAAGCCCACTGGAAAGAGCATAATACCTTTAAGGCTGATAATCAGTCAGAAAAGCCCAAGTACTATGTGCTAGATATGTTCCCTTATCCTTCGGGAGCGGGCCTGCACGTAGGTCACCCACTGGGCTACATTGCCTCCGATATAGTAACGCGCTACAAGCGCTTGCAGGGCTATAATGTGCTGCATCCCATGGGTTTCGACTCGTTCGGCCTACCTGCTGAGCAGTACGCCATCCAGACGGGCCAGCACCCGGCGCTTACCACGGAGAAGAACATTGACACCTATATCAAGCAGCTGAATAGCCTAGGGTTCAGCTACGACTGGAGCCGGGAAGTTCGCACCTCCGACCCCGAGTACTATAAGTGGACGCAATGGATTTTCCTGAAGCTGTTCAACTCCTGGTATAACCTCGATTCGGACCGCGCCGAGCCCATTGAGACACTCATCGCGCAGTTTGAGCAAAACGGCAATGCAGGCGTGCGCGCCGCGGGCGACGACGAAGGACGGCCTAGCTTCACAGCCGACGGGTGGAAGGCACAGTCGGAGCCAGCCCAAATGGCGACGCTTCTTGCCTATCGTTTAGCTTATCAATCAGATACTTACGTTAACTGGTGCGCTGCCCTAGGTACCGTTTTGTCGAACGACGAAGTAAAAGACGGCGTGTCGGAGCGCGGAGGGTTCCCCGTGGAACGTCGTTTGATGCCACAGTGGAACTTGCGCATCACCGCTTACGCCGACCGCCTGCTTCAGGGCCTCGACACTATCGATTGGCCCGAAGCGGTGAAGGAAATGCAGCGCAACTGGATCGGCCGCTCGGTGGGTGCTGAGGTGGTTTTTCCGTTGCAGAACGACCCAAGCCAGAACATTAAGGTGTACACCACGCGCGTCGATACCATCTATGGAGCGACGTTCATGGTGCTGGCGCCGGAGCACGAACTCGTGGAGCAGCTCACCACTGATGAGCAGCGCGAGGCCGTCGAAACTTACATCACCCAGAGCAAGCACCGCTCGGAGCGCGACCGGATGGCCGACGTGAAAACCGTATCGGGTGTGTTTACGGGCAGCTACTGCCTCAATCCGCTCAACAATGAGCCCGTTCCGATTTGGCTAGCCGACTACGTGCTGGCCGGTTATGGCACCGGTGCCGTGATGGCCGTGCCCAGCGGCGACCAGCGCGACTGGACCTTTGCCAAGCACTTTGGCCTGCCCATCATTCAGGTACTCGACGCCCAAAAGGATATCGAAAAAGAAGCTGACCCGACCAAAGAAGGCCGCTTCATCAACTCGGGCATTGTGAACGGCCTAGGTTACAAAGAGGCCACGACCACGCTCATTAGCTGGTTGGAAGAGCGAGGCTTGGGTAAAGGTAAGGTGAACTTCCGGGTGCGTGATGCCATTTTCGGTCGTCAGCGCTACTGGGGCGAGCCGATTCCGATTTATTATAAAGACGGCACCGCTTACGGTTTGCCTGAGAGCGAGCTGCCGCTGGTACTGCCTGAAATCGACGAATACAAGCCCACCGAAACTGGCGAGCCGCCCTTAGGTCGGGCCAAAGACTGGAAATACCAGGGCCAGTACGAGTACGAGCTAAGCACCATGCCCGGCTGGGCAGGATCTTCGTGGTACTACTTGCGCTACATGGATCCGCATAACCAGGAGCGGTTTGTGGGTAAAGAAGCCGAGGAATACTGGAAAACCGTGGACCTCTACATGGGCGGCGCCGAACACGCCACCGGTCACTTGCTGTACTCGCGCTTCTGGTACCTGTTCCTGAAAGACCTAGGTCTGGTGAGCAGCAACGAGCCGTTCCAGAAGCTGATTAATCAGGGGATGATTTTGGGCCGTTCAAACTTTGTGTATCGCATCAACGGCACGAGCCAGTTTGTGACGCTAGGCAAAAAAGGTCAGTATGATACTACACCGCTTCACGTCGATGTCAGCATTGTAGACAACGATGTGCTCGACCAAGAAGCTTTTCGCAAGTGGCGCCCTGACTATGCAAACGCTGAATTTGTTACTGAGGAAAATGGCACCTACGTCTGCGGCACTGAAGTCGAGAAGATGTCGAAGAACAAGTTCAATGTTGTAAACCCTGACGTTTTAGTTGGCCAGTACGGTGCCGACGCGCTTCGCCTTTATGAAATGTTCCTAGGTCCCTTGGAGCAATTCAAGCCGTGGAATACCAGCGGCATGAGTGGCGTATCAGGTTTTCTGAAGAAACTCTGGCGTCTCTTCCACCCCGAAGATGGCAACCTAGCCGTGACCGACGAAGCTGCTACGCCCGCCGAACTGAAGGCTTTGCACAAAGCTATCCGCAAGGCTGCCGATGATATTGATAAGTTCTCGTTCAACACGTCGGTCAGCACGTTTATGATCTGCGTGAACGAGTTAACGGCCCTGAACTGCCATAAGCGCGCCATCTTAGAGCCGCTCACGGTAGTAGTTTCGCCTTACGCGCCGCACGTAGCCGAGGAGCTGTGGACGGAGCTAGGCCATGAGCCTGGCAGCATCAGCTACGCCAGCTTCCCCGAGTTCAAGGAAGAATACTTGGAAGAAGCCACCGTGGAATACCCTATCGCCTTCAACGGCAAGATGCGCGGCAAAATGACGTTTGCCGCCAATGCTCCCGCTAGCAACATCGAGCAGGAAGTACGTGCCTCCGAGGTGTTTGAGAAATTCAGCGAAGGCAAAACACCGAAGAAAGTAATTGTAGTGCCCGGCCGTATGGTGAACGTGGTGCTGTAA
- a CDS encoding spheroidene monooxygenase produces the protein MHTTLSIFGLKPGQVRWGLAQMGTSQQPLRRVPGLRFFKLLGSGADNGFGLRPNLHRYGMMAVWESQAAAAEFFDTHPLWQEYQRRSTEIWTIDLAPLKAHGLWDGINPFDYKSDISEVEGPVAVLTRASIRLRKTPRFWKYVAPTSAAVAHAPGVLASIGLGELPVIRQATFSIWESAQAMQQYAYRGELHREVIQRTRQEGWYSEELFARFQVTRSEGTWDGKDPLETQQLTSQD, from the coding sequence TTGCACACCACCCTTTCCATTTTCGGTCTGAAGCCGGGGCAAGTTCGCTGGGGCTTGGCCCAGATGGGCACCTCACAGCAGCCCCTGCGCCGGGTTCCGGGGTTGCGCTTTTTCAAGCTCCTGGGCAGCGGCGCCGATAACGGCTTTGGCTTGCGCCCCAACCTGCACCGCTACGGGATGATGGCTGTTTGGGAATCGCAGGCGGCGGCCGCCGAGTTCTTCGACACGCACCCGCTTTGGCAGGAATACCAGCGGCGCAGCACCGAAATCTGGACCATCGACCTAGCCCCCTTAAAAGCCCACGGTTTGTGGGACGGGATCAACCCATTTGACTACAAATCAGATATTTCTGAGGTAGAAGGCCCGGTGGCAGTACTTACGCGCGCCTCTATTCGGCTGCGCAAAACACCACGTTTTTGGAAATATGTGGCGCCCACCAGCGCGGCAGTAGCCCATGCGCCGGGCGTGTTAGCGTCCATTGGCCTCGGTGAACTACCAGTGATCCGACAAGCTACCTTCAGCATTTGGGAGTCGGCGCAGGCCATGCAGCAGTACGCCTACCGTGGCGAGCTGCACCGCGAAGTAATTCAGCGCACCCGCCAAGAAGGCTGGTACAGTGAGGAACTGTTTGCGCGGTTCCAGGTGACGCGAAGCGAGGGCACTTGGGATGGCAAGGACCCGCTGGAAACGCAACAATTAACAAGTCAGGATTAG
- a CDS encoding pyridoxamine 5'-phosphate oxidase family protein gives MAEHVAQSHDVTKLIDRIKDIKIAMLTTAETNGQLHSRPMYTQKPDEDGTLWFFTEKDSAKIDEVQREQHVNLGYSKPGDNLYVSISGIATIVNDRTKIKDLWTEGLRSWFPKGSDDPNISLLKIDIERGEVWDQPSNVLVNAFGYVKAVATGERYQPTGDEHVQVTPQ, from the coding sequence ATGGCAGAGCATGTTGCCCAAAGTCACGACGTGACGAAGCTGATTGATAGAATCAAAGACATCAAAATTGCGATGCTGACCACGGCAGAAACGAATGGTCAGTTGCACAGCCGTCCGATGTACACCCAGAAGCCAGATGAAGACGGCACTCTGTGGTTCTTCACCGAGAAAGATTCTGCTAAGATCGACGAAGTGCAGCGCGAGCAGCACGTAAACCTAGGTTATTCGAAGCCTGGCGACAACCTGTATGTGTCAATCTCAGGTATCGCCACGATTGTAAACGACCGCACGAAAATCAAAGACCTCTGGACGGAGGGCCTGCGCTCTTGGTTCCCTAAGGGTTCTGATGATCCGAACATTTCGCTGCTCAAAATTGATATTGAGCGCGGTGAGGTATGGGACCAGCCTAGCAACGTGTTAGTAAACGCCTTCGGCTACGTGAAAGCGGTAGCCACTGGCGAGCGTTATCAGCCCACCGGCGACGAGCACGTACAAGTAACGCCTCAGTAA
- a CDS encoding acyl carrier protein phosphodiesterase: protein MNFLAHLLLSGSPAAPDYADVVVGNFAAEAVRGRAGLLAYPAAVQRGIWLHRFIDSFTDTHPVVRRTTARLRTAGLGKWAGVVSDVGYDHLLARDFSRYHYDAAEPLPAFSQRLYALLQTRRHELPEQLQNMFQYMRRDDWLTGYAQPEGFARALLGLSRRVPSAQVLATGAAAFLADLLAYEADFQEFWPELQAAVQLELAKG, encoded by the coding sequence ATGAATTTCTTAGCGCACCTGCTCCTTTCCGGCTCACCGGCCGCTCCCGATTACGCCGATGTAGTAGTCGGCAACTTTGCCGCCGAGGCCGTGCGGGGCCGCGCTGGACTGCTTGCGTACCCCGCTGCCGTGCAGCGCGGCATCTGGCTGCACCGCTTCATCGATTCATTTACGGATACGCACCCCGTCGTGCGCCGCACCACGGCCCGCCTGCGCACCGCCGGCCTAGGTAAGTGGGCTGGTGTCGTGTCCGATGTTGGCTACGACCACCTGCTGGCCCGCGACTTCTCTCGCTACCACTACGATGCTGCCGAGCCGTTGCCGGCCTTTAGTCAGCGGCTCTATGCGTTGTTGCAAACGCGCCGCCACGAGTTGCCAGAACAGCTTCAGAACATGTTCCAGTACATGCGGCGCGACGATTGGCTGACGGGATATGCTCAGCCTGAGGGCTTTGCACGCGCATTGCTAGGACTGAGCCGCCGCGTGCCTAGCGCCCAAGTGCTCGCTACCGGCGCCGCGGCATTTCTGGCAGATTTGCTAGCTTATGAGGCAGACTTCCAGGAGTTTTGGCCAGAGCTACAGGCAGCGGTACAGCTCGAGCTAGCGAAAGGCTAG
- a CDS encoding SprT family zinc-dependent metalloprotease has translation MPILQFEDLTIEVVRKNIRSLRLTVYAPDGRVRVAAPLRVPTASITEFISARQAWIRRHQAKFAERQQPVAFRYESGEIHFYQGRGYTLHIHPTAGRQRVVLREEERCLELYVPAESTAAQRQQVLTAWYRAQLKEQLPALAAKWEPVVGAQAKAWAIKQMKTRWGTCNIAAKRIWLNLELIKQPLSCLEYVVVHELVHLHERLHNARFWGLMDQFMPDWRQQKAALNQVMLAPSGADAC, from the coding sequence ATGCCGATTTTACAGTTTGAAGATTTGACCATTGAAGTCGTCCGAAAAAACATCCGTTCCTTACGCCTGACAGTATATGCGCCGGATGGGCGGGTGCGGGTCGCGGCTCCTTTACGAGTACCTACCGCTTCGATTACTGAGTTTATTTCAGCGCGCCAAGCCTGGATCCGGCGGCACCAAGCCAAGTTTGCGGAGCGGCAACAACCCGTAGCATTCCGCTACGAGTCGGGCGAAATCCACTTCTACCAGGGTCGCGGCTACACCTTGCACATTCACCCTACTGCTGGGCGTCAGCGGGTTGTTCTGCGTGAAGAAGAGCGGTGCTTGGAGCTATATGTACCTGCGGAAAGCACCGCTGCTCAACGGCAGCAAGTGCTAACGGCTTGGTACCGCGCCCAATTAAAAGAGCAACTACCCGCTTTGGCGGCTAAATGGGAACCCGTGGTTGGCGCGCAAGCCAAGGCGTGGGCCATCAAACAGATGAAAACGCGCTGGGGTACGTGCAACATCGCCGCCAAGCGCATCTGGTTGAACTTGGAGCTCATCAAGCAGCCGCTTTCCTGCTTGGAGTACGTGGTGGTGCACGAGCTGGTGCATCTGCATGAGCGCCTGCACAATGCCCGCTTTTGGGGCCTGATGGACCAGTTTATGCCCGATTGGCGCCAGCAGAAAGCCGCTCTCAACCAGGTGATGCTAGCGCCAAGCGGCGCCGATGCTTGCTAA
- a CDS encoding FKBP-type peptidyl-prolyl cis-trans isomerase — translation MAQISPNKVVTITYDLSVTDENQEKVLVESAEADAPMVFIFGHSGLPEEFENQLSGKGAGETFSFSLTPDQAYGDYDQQAVVSIPKQVFEIDGKIDEEMLQEGNFLPMADNEGNHMQGKIVEIGADTVQMDFNHPLAGMVMHFDGKVEGVRDATQEELDHGHVHGEGGHMH, via the coding sequence ATGGCCCAGATCAGCCCCAACAAAGTCGTCACTATCACCTATGACCTGAGCGTGACCGACGAAAACCAAGAGAAAGTATTGGTAGAGTCGGCTGAAGCCGACGCCCCAATGGTCTTTATTTTCGGCCACAGCGGACTACCGGAAGAGTTTGAGAATCAACTAAGCGGCAAAGGCGCTGGCGAGACGTTTAGCTTCTCCCTAACCCCCGACCAAGCCTACGGCGACTACGATCAGCAAGCCGTGGTAAGCATCCCGAAGCAAGTGTTCGAAATCGATGGCAAAATCGATGAAGAGATGCTGCAAGAGGGCAACTTCCTGCCCATGGCCGACAACGAAGGCAACCACATGCAAGGCAAAATCGTCGAAATCGGCGCCGACACCGTGCAGATGGACTTCAACCACCCGCTAGCCGGCATGGTCATGCACTTCGATGGTAAAGTAGAAGGCGTGCGCGACGCGACGCAAGAAGAGCTGGACCACGGCCACGTGCACGGTGAAGGCGGGCACATGCACTAA
- a CDS encoding AAA domain-containing protein has translation MPDQPTYTDPYALEKELRKVQALMKLEQQEDLEQFKIKSAKTSIAERQHRGLTWYPVKITKEEIGFGGKLVLELERPASQNSLHLFQVGRNAALFGNIPNRAATDRPTLNGVITAVRRNKILLATNKEDLPDWIDEGKLGVDLTFDEVSYREMEHALQKVMGAYETRLAELRDILLGGKPARFRDESEATLYYPSPLNESQLAAVRHVLAAKDVAIIHGPPGTGKTTTLVQAILETIRRERRVLVCAPSNTAVDLLTEKLAERGVNVIRMGNPSRVSDLLLEHTLDAQIMAHRSYPELKSMRQTAEQYREMAGKFKRHFGWEEREQRRMLKEQAHQMLQDSDNLERYITEDLLDKVQVLTCTLVGAGNRAIRHLTYETVFIDEAAQALEPGCWIPITKGNRVVLAGDHQQLPPTVKSEQAARDGLRETLFEKCITRQPESARMLTVQYRMHEQIMEFSSEQFYDGKLVAAPSVAHADLAEYDLRFAPDLAVEFLDTAGFGFQELGIAESRSVANPEEADLLLRRLSELLSVYVPEDHLTDLLTVGVIAPYRAQINYLKDKVEDSPELAEMVTHRLLSVGTVDSFQGQERDIICITMTRSNDTGDIGFLSDIRRMNVAMTRARRKLLIVGDSGTLGRHEFYKAFLDYVESIGAYRTAWEMQ, from the coding sequence TTGCCTGACCAACCTACATATACCGATCCCTACGCGTTAGAGAAAGAACTACGCAAAGTCCAAGCGCTCATGAAGCTAGAGCAGCAGGAAGACTTGGAGCAGTTCAAAATCAAGAGCGCTAAAACCAGCATCGCCGAGCGGCAGCACCGCGGCCTGACCTGGTATCCTGTTAAAATCACCAAAGAAGAAATCGGCTTCGGCGGCAAGCTGGTGCTGGAGCTAGAGCGCCCAGCCAGCCAGAACAGCTTGCACTTGTTTCAAGTAGGCCGCAATGCTGCCCTCTTTGGTAACATTCCCAACCGCGCTGCTACCGACCGCCCCACGCTCAACGGCGTGATTACGGCCGTGCGTCGCAACAAAATTCTGCTCGCCACCAACAAAGAAGACCTGCCCGACTGGATTGACGAAGGCAAGTTGGGGGTCGATCTGACCTTCGACGAGGTAAGCTACCGCGAAATGGAGCACGCCTTGCAGAAGGTGATGGGCGCCTACGAAACCCGCCTCGCCGAGCTGCGCGACATTTTGCTAGGTGGTAAACCGGCCCGCTTCCGAGATGAAAGCGAAGCCACCCTCTACTACCCTAGCCCACTGAATGAGTCGCAGCTAGCCGCGGTGCGCCACGTGCTGGCGGCCAAAGACGTAGCTATTATCCACGGCCCGCCTGGCACCGGCAAAACGACCACGCTGGTGCAAGCCATCCTGGAAACGATCCGGCGCGAGCGGCGCGTGCTGGTGTGTGCACCAAGTAATACGGCCGTGGACTTGCTCACCGAAAAGCTAGCGGAACGCGGCGTCAACGTGATTCGCATGGGCAACCCTTCGCGGGTTTCGGATCTGCTGCTGGAGCATACCTTGGACGCGCAGATTATGGCCCATAGAAGCTACCCCGAGCTGAAATCTATGCGCCAAACGGCTGAGCAATACCGCGAAATGGCGGGCAAGTTCAAGCGTCACTTCGGCTGGGAGGAGCGTGAGCAGCGCCGCATGCTCAAGGAGCAAGCCCACCAGATGCTGCAAGATTCTGACAACCTAGAGCGCTACATCACGGAGGATTTGCTCGACAAAGTGCAGGTTCTGACTTGTACGCTCGTGGGAGCCGGCAACCGCGCCATTCGTCACCTCACCTACGAAACGGTGTTTATCGACGAAGCGGCGCAGGCGCTGGAACCCGGCTGCTGGATTCCCATTACGAAGGGCAACCGCGTAGTACTGGCTGGTGACCACCAGCAGCTGCCGCCTACCGTGAAAAGCGAGCAAGCCGCGCGCGACGGTCTGCGTGAAACGCTATTTGAGAAGTGCATCACGCGTCAGCCAGAATCGGCACGCATGCTCACGGTGCAGTATCGCATGCACGAGCAGATTATGGAGTTTAGCTCGGAGCAATTCTACGACGGTAAGCTTGTGGCCGCGCCTAGCGTGGCTCATGCCGACCTAGCCGAGTACGACCTCCGCTTTGCACCCGACCTTGCTGTGGAGTTTCTCGACACGGCCGGCTTTGGCTTCCAGGAGCTAGGTATTGCAGAAAGCCGTTCGGTGGCGAACCCCGAGGAAGCAGATCTGTTGTTGCGCCGCCTCTCGGAGCTGCTCAGCGTATACGTGCCCGAAGACCACCTCACCGATTTGCTCACCGTCGGCGTTATTGCCCCCTACCGCGCCCAGATTAACTACTTGAAAGACAAGGTAGAAGACAGTCCCGAGCTAGCCGAGATGGTGACGCACCGCCTACTAAGCGTCGGCACTGTGGACTCGTTCCAGGGCCAAGAGCGTGACATTATCTGCATCACGATGACGCGCTCCAACGATACGGGCGACATTGGCTTCCTCTCCGATATCCGCCGCATGAACGTGGCCATGACCCGCGCCCGCCGCAAGCTTCTCATCGTCGGCGACTCTGGCACCCTAGGTCGCCACGAGTTTTATAAGGCGTTCTTGGACTATGTGGAGAGCATCGGTGCCTACCGTACGGCCTGGGAAATGCAATAA
- a CDS encoding VWA domain-containing protein: MSNPARWKLVLGSPADADNTIPMSVDYGRMDEVLTALYDQDSTERKAGLGASSPRVSRWLGDIRQYFPSSVVAVMQKDAMERLGLQQMLLEPEILRTVQADVHLVGLLMSLGRVMPAKVKHTAREVVQRVVQELEQKLSNPLRQAVQGALSRAVRNPRPRYHEINWTATIRANLKHYQPSYKTLIPEKLVGYGKRGQALKEIVLCVDQSGSMASSVVYAGVFGAVLASVRAVRTHMVVFDTAVADLTQDLKDPVDLLFGIQLGGGTDINRAIAYCQQLITRPTDTILVLISDLYEGGNSAELLKRAATLKAAGVTFVVLLALSDDGAPSFDRHLAEKLAAMGIPSFACTPDKFPGLMAAAIQGKELQQFM; encoded by the coding sequence ATGTCCAATCCTGCCCGCTGGAAACTCGTGCTGGGCTCGCCAGCCGATGCCGATAATACCATCCCGATGTCCGTAGACTACGGCCGTATGGACGAGGTACTAACCGCCCTCTACGATCAAGACAGCACGGAGCGCAAGGCCGGGCTAGGCGCCTCTTCCCCGCGGGTGTCGCGCTGGCTGGGCGATATCCGCCAGTATTTCCCCTCCTCTGTGGTGGCCGTGATGCAGAAAGATGCCATGGAGCGCCTGGGTTTGCAGCAAATGCTCCTGGAACCGGAGATTTTGCGCACTGTGCAGGCCGATGTGCATTTGGTTGGCTTGCTGATGTCGCTGGGACGCGTGATGCCGGCCAAAGTGAAGCACACCGCCCGCGAAGTAGTGCAGCGCGTGGTGCAGGAGCTAGAGCAAAAGCTTTCGAATCCGCTCCGCCAAGCCGTGCAGGGTGCGCTAAGCCGGGCGGTGCGCAACCCGCGGCCACGCTACCACGAAATCAACTGGACGGCAACCATTCGAGCCAACTTAAAACACTATCAACCTAGCTACAAAACGCTTATCCCCGAAAAGCTCGTTGGCTACGGTAAGCGTGGGCAAGCCCTAAAGGAAATCGTGCTGTGCGTGGACCAAAGTGGCTCGATGGCGTCGTCGGTGGTGTACGCGGGCGTGTTTGGGGCGGTGCTGGCGTCGGTGCGGGCGGTGCGCACCCACATGGTGGTATTCGACACTGCCGTGGCTGACCTCACCCAAGACCTAAAAGATCCGGTAGACTTACTGTTTGGCATCCAGCTCGGCGGCGGCACCGATATCAACCGCGCCATTGCCTACTGTCAGCAACTCATCACCCGCCCCACCGATACAATCCTGGTGCTCATCAGCGACCTGTACGAAGGCGGCAACTCGGCTGAACTACTCAAACGCGCCGCTACGCTCAAAGCGGCCGGCGTCACGTTCGTGGTCCTCCTAGCCCTTAGCGACGATGGCGCCCCTAGCTTCGACCGCCACCTAGCGGAGAAGCTAGCCGCCATGGGCATACCTAGCTTCGCCTGCACCCCCGACAAATTTCCGGGGCTGATGGCGGCGGCTATTCAAGGGAAGGAGCTGCAACAGTTCATGTAA